A genomic window from Vigna radiata var. radiata cultivar VC1973A chromosome 2, Vradiata_ver6, whole genome shotgun sequence includes:
- the LOC106753876 gene encoding tropinone reductase, protein MGERNSGSKSSKWSLEGMTALVTGGSKGIGYAIVEELAQLGATVHTCSRNEAELNESLNEWTTKGYRVTGSVCDVASRIDREELIARVSSQFNGKLNILVNNVGTNIQKQTLDFTAEDFAFLINTNLESCFHLSQLAHPLLKASEAASIIFISAVASFIATNLVSVIYSATKVAMNQVTKNLACEWAKDNIRTNCVAPGPIRTPLGDKHFKEETIRNAVISQTPLGRIGEAEEVSSLVAFLCSPAASYITGQIICVDGGYAVKGFHI, encoded by the exons ATGGGCGAGAGAAACAGTGGAAGCAAAAGCAGCAAGTGGAGTTTGGAGGGAATGACAGCACTGGTCACAGGTGGATCCAAAGGAATCGG gtatGCTATCGTGGAGGAGTTGGCACAGCTTGGGGCCACTGTACACACTTGTTCTCGTAACGAAGCTGAACTCAATGAATCCTTGAACGAATGGACTACAAAAGGATACAGAGTAACCGGTTCGGTCTGTGACGTGGCCTCTCGTATAGACAGAGAAGAGCTGATAGCTAGAGTCTCCTCTCAGTTCAATGGAAAACTCAATATCCTT GTAAACAATGTGGGAACAAACATACAGAAGCAGACCCTGGATTTTACAGCAGAAGATTTCGCATTTCTGATCAATACGAATCTTGAATCTTGTTTCCACTTAAGCCAGCTTGCACATCCTCTCCTAAAAGCTTCAGAAGCTGCAAGTATCATTTTCATATCCGCGGTTGCTAGTTTTATAGCTACAAATTTGGTATCTGTTATTTATAGTGCAACAAAAG TTGCAATGAACCAAGTGACAAAAAATCTGGCATGTGAATGGGCCAAAGACAACATAAGGACCAATTGTGTTGCACCAGGGCCAATCAGAACCCCTCTCGGGGATAAG CACTTTAAAGAGGAAACAATTAGGAATGCTGTAATTTCTCAAACCCCTCTGGGACGTATTGGAGAGGCAGAGGAGGTGTCTTCGTTGGTGGCATTTCTGTGCTCGCCTGCAGCCTCTTACATCACAGGACAGATCATTTGTGTTGATGGCGGCTACGCTGTTAAGGGCTTCCATATCTAG